A single window of Thermococcus sp. DNA harbors:
- a CDS encoding glycogen synthase → MRVLMLSFEYLPVKVGGLAEAVTSIGEGLVELGNEVVVFTPDHGRNLGEHLFSFGVAFEGREVSITVRKREQNGVTVYTLSGDVLDTDVYPDWETLLRKAVLFGKASVGLLNSIVEAFKPDVIHAHDWHTVFALGLLKKYFQVRTVFTVHRLNKAKIPAYYFHEANLGELAPYPDIDPEHTACYIADAVTTVSRSYLWEEWEFFGNFDGKVTHVFNGIDCSFWNEELLENANLPREERRKRILESFGLSDGKAFMFIGRFDRSQKGVDTLLRAIEILSSDPAFGNMRFLIVGKGDPGLEEWARAVENRFPENVRVITDVLPRETVRELYGSVDFVVIPSYFEPFGLVQLEAMCLGAVPIASSVGGLKDTIIDLNADPENATGILVPPRDAFALARAMISAKELDERTLERLRENARRRARKDFTWENACRRYLLVYENAVDKAVPFLR, encoded by the coding sequence ATGCGCGTTCTCATGCTCTCCTTTGAATACCTTCCAGTCAAGGTGGGTGGCCTGGCGGAGGCAGTTACGAGCATAGGGGAAGGCCTTGTGGAACTCGGCAACGAGGTCGTTGTCTTCACTCCCGACCACGGGAGGAACCTGGGCGAGCACCTATTTTCCTTTGGGGTTGCATTTGAGGGCAGGGAAGTCTCAATAACGGTGAGAAAAAGGGAGCAGAACGGTGTCACGGTTTACACTCTCTCCGGGGACGTTCTTGATACCGATGTTTACCCCGACTGGGAGACCCTGCTCAGGAAGGCGGTCCTCTTCGGTAAGGCCTCCGTCGGTTTGCTTAACAGCATCGTTGAGGCCTTTAAGCCCGATGTAATCCACGCCCACGACTGGCACACCGTTTTTGCCCTTGGATTGCTCAAAAAGTACTTCCAAGTTAGGACCGTCTTTACAGTTCACAGGCTTAACAAGGCCAAGATTCCTGCCTACTACTTCCACGAGGCCAACTTGGGCGAGCTCGCACCTTATCCGGACATAGACCCGGAGCACACCGCCTGTTACATAGCCGATGCGGTCACAACGGTGAGCAGGAGCTACCTCTGGGAGGAATGGGAGTTCTTTGGAAACTTCGACGGCAAAGTAACGCACGTTTTCAACGGCATCGACTGCTCTTTCTGGAACGAGGAACTCCTTGAAAACGCAAACCTCCCGAGGGAGGAGCGGAGGAAGAGAATCCTGGAGAGCTTCGGCCTCTCCGATGGAAAAGCCTTCATGTTCATCGGCCGTTTTGACCGCTCCCAGAAGGGTGTTGATACGCTCCTAAGGGCGATAGAGATACTCTCAAGTGACCCGGCCTTTGGGAACATGCGCTTCCTCATAGTCGGCAAAGGTGACCCAGGCCTTGAGGAGTGGGCGAGGGCCGTTGAAAACCGCTTTCCAGAAAACGTCAGGGTAATCACCGACGTGCTTCCAAGGGAAACCGTCCGCGAGCTCTACGGTTCGGTGGACTTCGTGGTTATTCCCTCCTACTTTGAGCCCTTTGGCCTCGTCCAGCTTGAGGCGATGTGCCTCGGGGCGGTTCCAATAGCCAGTTCCGTTGGTGGGCTTAAGGACACGATAATAGACCTGAATGCTGACCCGGAGAACGCCACCGGAATACTCGTCCCGCCGAGAGACGCTTTCGCACTCGCGAGGGCCATGATTTCGGCGAAGGAACTCGATGAAAGAA